One region of Citrus sinensis cultivar Valencia sweet orange chromosome 6, DVS_A1.0, whole genome shotgun sequence genomic DNA includes:
- the LOC102612726 gene encoding uncharacterized protein LOC102612726 isoform X2: protein MEIDKAIRESDDRRLKTKYNNAINVIQRTLALYSIEEVAFSFNGGKDSTVLLHLLRAGYFLHKGEQSCSNGSLTFPIRTIYFESNSAFPEINSFTYDTASKYVLQLDIIRSDFKSGLEALLNAKPIRAIFLGVRIGDPTAVGQEQFSPSSPGWPPFMRVNPILDWSYRDVWAFILTCKVQYCSLYDQGYTSIGSIHDTVPNALLCVSDSSNNQEKFKPAYMLSDGRLERAGRVKKVSPSICGTAVANVMDNVDSHKSSLLKASAIAVGDEILFGTIEDQLGPSLCKKLHSIGWSVSQIAVLQNDIDSVAEEVERQKASHDMVFVYGGVGPLHSDVTLAGVAKAFGVRLAPDEEFEEYLRQLIGDRCTGDRNEPYNLGSQETFGIQISQMALLPEGTTELLHHDKLLLPLIKCQNVIILTATNVTELDKEWNCLIELLRSGGLSLMEPYTSKSLTTNLSDLEAAQPLSKLCLEFPDLHIGCYRKSRQGPLIISFEGKDQARIEAAIESLFKKFHRGAFSEVV, encoded by the exons ATGGAGATTGATAAAGCAATTAGAGAAAGTGATGACAGGAGGCTTAAGACGAAGTACAATAATGCCATAAATGTTATACAAAGAACTCTTGCTTTATACTC CATTGAAGAGGTTGCCTTTAGTTTCAATGGAGGAAAAGATTCAACT GTTTTGCTGCACCTACTTAGGGCTGGCTATTTTTTGCATAAAGGGGAACAGAGTTGTTCTAATGGGAGTCTGACTTTTCCAATTCGGACAATATATTTTGAGAGCAATTCAGCTTTCCCTGAAATCAACTCATTCACCTATGATACAGCCTCTAA ATATGTTTTGCAATTGGATATCATTCGCTCAGATTTCAAATCTGGTTTGGAAGCTTTATTAAATGCTAAACCAATCAGAGCTATTTTCCTTGGTGTGCGAATTGGTGATCCTACAGCG GTTGGTCAAGAACAGTTCTCCCCAAGTTCACCGGGATGGCCTCCTTTCATGAGAGTGAATCCCATATTGGATTGGTCGTACAG AGATGTGTGGGCCTTCATCTTAACTTGCAAGGTCCAGTACTGCAGTCTTTATGATCAGGG CTATACTTCAATTGGAAGCATACATGACACTGTTCCAAATGCATTATTGTGCGTCAGTGATTCCTCCAATAACCAAGAGAAATTTAAACCTGCATACATGCTTTCTGATGGAAGATTGGAGAGAGCAGGGAGAGTTAAAAAAGTTTCTCCTTCAATTTGTGGGACAGCCGTTGCTAATGTCATGGACAATGTAGATTCACATAAAAGCAGCTTACTGAAAGCCTCAGCCATTGCTGTTGGCGATGAGATTCT GTTTGGCACCATTGAGGATCAACTGGGACCTTCATTGTGTAAAAAGTTGCATTCTATCGGTTGGTCTGTATCACAAATTGCTGTTCTTCAGAATGAT ATAGATTCTGTGGCTGAAGAGGTTGAACGACAAAAAGCATCCCATGATATG GTATTTGTGTATGGAGGGGTAGGCCCGCTGCACTCAGATGTTACATTAGCTGGTGTTGCAAAGGCTTTTGGGGTTCGCCTG GCTCCGGatgaagaatttgaagaatatCTGAGGCAACTTATTGGTGATCGCTGCACTGGTGACCGAAATGAG CCCTACAACCTTGGTAGTCAGGAGACTTTTGGGATACAAATATCCCAG ATGGCTTTGTTGCCGGAAGGTACCACCGAACTGTTGCATCACGACAAGCTGCTCTTACCTTTG ATCAAGTGTCAAAATGTAATCATTCTCACAGCAACAAATGTTACTGAGCTGGATAAAGAGTGGAACTGTTTGATTGAACTTCTAAGATCTGGTGGCTTGTCATTGATGGAACCATACACATCAAAGAGCTTGACCACAAATCTATCAGAT TTAGAAGCTGCCCAACCTCTATCAAAACTTTGTCTTGAATTCCCGGACCTTCATATAG GGTGTTATCGTAAATCAAGACAAGGGCCACTCATAATTAGTTTTGAAGGCAAG GACCAGGCAAGAATTGAAGCAGCAATAGAGTCATTGTTCAAGAAGTTCCATCGGGGAGCATTCTCTGAAGTGGTTTAA
- the LOC107178783 gene encoding uncharacterized protein LOC107178783 gives MRYEIRFPHLSVVAPGHDGSLIVHPSRSGYDEIIPLGSIMIRCSSRRGSERGCGCGRTRLVAGLTPGDVPAAENDPVNEGIVESSTHKVVQQAPGNAPNIEHLGAKSFNGSRDPPEAKSWLFKLERIFDVMRCSEEDRLSFATFLLEDRAYHWWQTVERKCQGHADIKQSEYLRLVQGSMSVEEYEKKFLDLSRFATSAVGDERERCKRFEEGLRFEIRTTVTASRYTEFAEGFSSSRPPKRGSHTNYFAAVQKNQSISSRGDQRQTISYSSAQPSVGSNVRTQGQYDRNNGGHRSSIQQTSCPTCGRNHQGQCRIEDNMCYLCGQPGHIKRFCPTLSQGDSSARGTAPQYQSHSGPAHGQRGMQTGGSISRSQGTIPSQRGQPGRPRTQARVFALTQQEAHATPEVIMGTLSIFGHDAHILIDHGSTHSFVSRTFVMHIEREPELLDYGLVVITPTGGSLLAERVYRDCMIRLGEHEFRANLIILDIQDFDAILGMDWLASHHATVDCFKKEVVFNKPGETEVKFCDTEVRELRLEDIPVVQEFPDVFPDELPGMPPNKEIEFSIDLVPGTALVSIAPYRMAPAELKELKIQVQELVDKGFIRPSVSPWGAPVLFAKKKDGTFRLCINYRQLNKVIVRNKYPLPCIDDLFDQLQGANVFSKIDLRLGYHQLRIKEADIPKTTFRTRYGYYEFLVMPFGLTNAPAAFMDLMNMVFCPYLDRFVIVFIDDILVYSWSQEKHAEHLRTVLQTLRQNQLYAKFNKCEFWLDKLVFLGYVISSKGIYVDPQKIEAVVNWERPTNVTEVRSFLGLAGYYCRFVEGFSKIATSLTRLTRKNAKFQWDDDCEKSFQELKARLTSAPVLTLPSGNEGFVVYSDASRQGLGCVIMQHGKVVVYASRQLKKHEQNYPTHDLAYAMHPGSTKMYRTLRDHYWWQVVDRLTKSAHFLPFKTTYSMEKTSLQKALGTKLNFSTTFHPHTDGQSECTNQTLEDMLRACVLEFKGSWDIYLPLMEFAYNNSYQASIEMAPYEALYGRKCRTPVCWDEVGERKLFGPELVQNTNEKIQLIQERLKAT, from the exons ATGAGATATGAGATCAGATTTCCCCATCTATCCGTTGTAGCTCCAGGGCACGATGGTTCCCTGATTGTCCATCCGTCGAGGTCCGGATATGATGAGATCATTCCCCTAG gCAGCATCATGATTCGTTGTAGTAGTAGACGTGGCAGCGAACGTGGTTGTGGTTGTGGCCGTACTAGGCTAGTAGCTGGGTTGACTCCAGGAGATGTACCTGCGGCGGAAAATGATCCCGTAAATGAGGGAATAGTTGAGTCTTCAACGCACAAGGTTGTGCAACAGGCACCAGGAAATGCTCCGAACATTGAGCA TTTAGGGGCCAAGAGTTTTAATGGTTCTAGAGATCCACCTGAGGCAAAGTCGTGGCTTTTTAAATTAGAACGTATTTTTGATGTGATGAGATGCTCAGAGGAGGATAGACTTTCATTTGCCACTTTTCTACTCGAGGATAGGGCTTATCATTGGTGGCAGACAGTGGAGCGTAAATGCCAGGGGCATGCT GATATTAAGCAGAGTGAATACCTTCGGCTGGTTCAAGGATCTATGTCAGTAGAAGAGtatgagaagaaatttttggaTCTTTCTAGATTTGCCACTTCAGCAGTTGgtgatgagagagagagatgcaAGCGTTTTGAGGAGGGTCTCCGATTTGAGATTCGTACAACTGTGACGGCATCACGATACACTGAGTTTGCTGAG GGTTTCTCGAGTAGTAGGCCGCCGAAGAGAGGCTCACatacaaattattttgctgCCGTGCAAAAGAATCAGAGTATAAGCAGCAGGGGAGATCAGAGACAGACCATCAGTTACAGTTCGGCACAGCCATCAGTGGGGAGTAATGTTAGGACTCAGGGGCAATATGATAGGAATAACGGAGGACACCGTAGTAGTATACAACAGACCTCTTGTCCTACGTGTGGTAGGAACCATCAGGGCCAATGCCGTATTGAAGACAATATGTGTTATTTATGTGGACAACCTGGACATATTAAGAGATTCTGCCCCACTTTATCTCAGGGTGACAGTTCTGCTCGAGGGACAGCCCCACAATATCAATCTCACTCTGGACCAGCTCATGGTCAAAGGGGTATGCAGACAGGGGGTTCTATATCTAGGAGTCAGGGCACTATTCCAAGTCAGAGAGGTCAACCTGGTCGACCTCGTACTCAGGCTCGAGTCTTTGCCTTGACACAGCAGGAGGCTCATGCTACACCAGAAGTTATTATGGGTACATTATCTATCTTTGGCCATGATGCTCATATTCTTATTGATCATGGATCCACgcattcttttgtttctcGTACATTTGTTATGCATATAGAGAGAGAGCCTGAATTGCTGGATTATGGTTTAGTTGTTATTACACCTACCGGAGGGTCACTGCTTGCCGAGAGGGTGTATCGAGATTGCATGATTCGATTGGGTGAGCATGAATTTAGGGcgaatttgattattttagaCATTCAAGATTTCGATGCCATTTTGGGCATGGATTGGCTTGCATCTCACCATGCTACTGTGgattgtttcaaaaaagaagTTGTGTTCAATAAGCCAGGAGAAACTGAGGTGAAATTTTGTG ACACTGAAGTTCGGGAGTTGAGATTGGAAGATATTCCAGTAGTCCAAGAATTTCCAGATGTATTTCCAGATGAACTTCCAGGGATGCCACCTAACAAAGAGATTGAGTTTTCTATTGATTTAGTCCCTGGGACGGCTCTTGTATCTATAGCACCGTATAGGATGGCTCCAGCTGAACTAAAGGAACTTAAGATTCAAGTGCAAGAATTAGTGGATAAAGGGTTTATTAGACCTAGTGTATCTCCGTGGGGAGCTCCGGTTTTGTTTGCTAAGAAAAAGGATGGTACTTTTAGACTCTGCATTAACTATAGGCAGTTGAATAAAGTTATAGTACGTAATAAATATCCACTTCCATGTATTGATGACTTGTTTGATCAACTTCAGGGAGCGAATGTGTTTTCTAAGATTGATTTGCGTTTGGGATATCATCAACTTAGAATTAAAGAGGCAGATATTCCTAAAACAACATTTAGAACTCGTTATGGATATTATGAGTTCTTGgtgatgccatttgggttGACTAATGCTCCAGCAGCTTTTATGGATCTTATGAATATGGTATTTTGCCCTTATCTGGATCGATTTGTGATTGTGTTTATTGACGATATTTTAGTGTATTCTTGGAGTCAAGAGAAACATGCAGAGCACTTGCGAACTGTTTTGCAGACTTTAAGGCAAAATCAATTGTACGCCAAGTTCAACAAGTGTGAGTTCTGGTTGGATAAATTAGTATTTCTAGGCTATGTGATATCATCTAAAGGAATTTATGTCGATCCTCAAAAGATCGAAGCAGTTGTAAATTGGGAACGGCCTACAAATGTGACCGAGGTTCGAAGTTTCCTTGGATTAGCTGGCTATTATTGTAGATTTGTGGAGGGATTCTCCAAGATTGCTACTTCTCTGACACGGTTAACTAGAAAGAATGCTAAGTTCCAGTGGGATGATGATTGTGAAAAGAGCTTTCAAGAACTCAAGGCACGTCTTACTTCAGCACCAGTTCTTACACTTCCATCGGGTAATGAAGGGTTTGTAGTATACAGTGATGCATCTAGGCAAGGATTGGGTTGTGTGATAATGCAACATGGGAAAGTAGTGGTTTATGCTTCTAGACAACTTAAAAAGCATGAACAAAACTACCCAACTCATGATTTAGCTTATGCTATGCATCCTGGTAGTACGAAGATGTACCGTACCTTGAGAGATCATTACTGGTGGCAAG TTGTTGATCGACTTACAAAATCTGCTCACTTTTTACCATTCAAGACCACTTATTCGATGGAGAAG ACAAGCTTGCAAAAGGCTTTAGGCACCAAGTTGAATTTTAGTACAACTTTTCATCCACATACTGATGGTCAGTCAGAGTGTACTAATCAAACTCTGGAGGATATGTTACGAGCTTGTGTTTTAGAGTTTAAGGGTAGTTGGGACATTTATTTACCTTTGATGGAGTTTgcttataataatagttatcAAGCTAGCATCGAGATGGCACCTTATGAGGCTTTATATGGCAGGAAATGTAGAACTCCCGTATGTTGGGAT
- the LOC102612726 gene encoding uncharacterized protein LOC102612726 isoform X3 translates to MEIDKAIRESDDRRLKTKYNNAINVIQRTLALYSIEEVAFSFNGGKDSTVLLHLLRAGYFLHKGEQSCSNGSLTFPIRTIYFESNSAFPEINSFTYDTASKYVLQLDIIRSDFKSGLEALLNAKPIRAIFLGVRIGDPTAVGQEQFSPSSPGWPPFMRVNPILDWSYRDVWAFILTCKVQYCSLYDQGYTSIGSIHDTVPNALLCVSDSSNNQEKFKPAYMLSDGRLERAGRVKKVSPSICGTAVANVMDNVDSHKSSLLKASAIAVGDEILFGTIEDQLGPSLCKKLHSIGWSVSQIAVLQNDIDSVAEEVERQKASHDMVFVYGGVGPLHSDVTLAGVAKAFGVRLAPDEEFEEYLRQLIGDRCTGDRNEMALLPEGTTELLHHDKLLLPLIKCQNVIILTATNVTELDKEWNCLIELLRSGGLSLMEPYTSKSLTTNLSDLEAAQPLSKLCLEFPDLHIGCYRKSRQGPLIISFEGKDQARIEAAIESLFKKFHRGAFSEVV, encoded by the exons ATGGAGATTGATAAAGCAATTAGAGAAAGTGATGACAGGAGGCTTAAGACGAAGTACAATAATGCCATAAATGTTATACAAAGAACTCTTGCTTTATACTC CATTGAAGAGGTTGCCTTTAGTTTCAATGGAGGAAAAGATTCAACT GTTTTGCTGCACCTACTTAGGGCTGGCTATTTTTTGCATAAAGGGGAACAGAGTTGTTCTAATGGGAGTCTGACTTTTCCAATTCGGACAATATATTTTGAGAGCAATTCAGCTTTCCCTGAAATCAACTCATTCACCTATGATACAGCCTCTAA ATATGTTTTGCAATTGGATATCATTCGCTCAGATTTCAAATCTGGTTTGGAAGCTTTATTAAATGCTAAACCAATCAGAGCTATTTTCCTTGGTGTGCGAATTGGTGATCCTACAGCG GTTGGTCAAGAACAGTTCTCCCCAAGTTCACCGGGATGGCCTCCTTTCATGAGAGTGAATCCCATATTGGATTGGTCGTACAG AGATGTGTGGGCCTTCATCTTAACTTGCAAGGTCCAGTACTGCAGTCTTTATGATCAGGG CTATACTTCAATTGGAAGCATACATGACACTGTTCCAAATGCATTATTGTGCGTCAGTGATTCCTCCAATAACCAAGAGAAATTTAAACCTGCATACATGCTTTCTGATGGAAGATTGGAGAGAGCAGGGAGAGTTAAAAAAGTTTCTCCTTCAATTTGTGGGACAGCCGTTGCTAATGTCATGGACAATGTAGATTCACATAAAAGCAGCTTACTGAAAGCCTCAGCCATTGCTGTTGGCGATGAGATTCT GTTTGGCACCATTGAGGATCAACTGGGACCTTCATTGTGTAAAAAGTTGCATTCTATCGGTTGGTCTGTATCACAAATTGCTGTTCTTCAGAATGAT ATAGATTCTGTGGCTGAAGAGGTTGAACGACAAAAAGCATCCCATGATATG GTATTTGTGTATGGAGGGGTAGGCCCGCTGCACTCAGATGTTACATTAGCTGGTGTTGCAAAGGCTTTTGGGGTTCGCCTG GCTCCGGatgaagaatttgaagaatatCTGAGGCAACTTATTGGTGATCGCTGCACTGGTGACCGAAATGAG ATGGCTTTGTTGCCGGAAGGTACCACCGAACTGTTGCATCACGACAAGCTGCTCTTACCTTTG ATCAAGTGTCAAAATGTAATCATTCTCACAGCAACAAATGTTACTGAGCTGGATAAAGAGTGGAACTGTTTGATTGAACTTCTAAGATCTGGTGGCTTGTCATTGATGGAACCATACACATCAAAGAGCTTGACCACAAATCTATCAGAT TTAGAAGCTGCCCAACCTCTATCAAAACTTTGTCTTGAATTCCCGGACCTTCATATAG GGTGTTATCGTAAATCAAGACAAGGGCCACTCATAATTAGTTTTGAAGGCAAG GACCAGGCAAGAATTGAAGCAGCAATAGAGTCATTGTTCAAGAAGTTCCATCGGGGAGCATTCTCTGAAGTGGTTTAA
- the LOC102612726 gene encoding uncharacterized protein LOC102612726 isoform X1 yields MEIDKAIRESDDRRLKTKYNNAINVIQRTLALYSIEEVAFSFNGGKDSTVLLHLLRAGYFLHKGEQSCSNGSLTFPIRTIYFESNSAFPEINSFTYDTASKYVLQLDIIRSDFKSGLEALLNAKPIRAIFLGVRIGDPTAVGQEQFSPSSPGWPPFMRVNPILDWSYRDVWAFILTCKVQYCSLYDQGYTSIGSIHDTVPNALLCVSDSSNNQEKFKPAYMLSDGRLERAGRVKKVSPSICGTAVANVMDNVDSHKSSLLKASAIAVGDEILFGTIEDQLGPSLCKKLHSIGWSVSQIAVLQNDIDSVAEEVERQKASHDMVFVYGGVGPLHSDVTLAGVAKAFGVRLAPDEEFEEYLRQLIGDRCTGDRNEQPYNLGSQETFGIQISQMALLPEGTTELLHHDKLLLPLIKCQNVIILTATNVTELDKEWNCLIELLRSGGLSLMEPYTSKSLTTNLSDLEAAQPLSKLCLEFPDLHIGCYRKSRQGPLIISFEGKDQARIEAAIESLFKKFHRGAFSEVV; encoded by the exons ATGGAGATTGATAAAGCAATTAGAGAAAGTGATGACAGGAGGCTTAAGACGAAGTACAATAATGCCATAAATGTTATACAAAGAACTCTTGCTTTATACTC CATTGAAGAGGTTGCCTTTAGTTTCAATGGAGGAAAAGATTCAACT GTTTTGCTGCACCTACTTAGGGCTGGCTATTTTTTGCATAAAGGGGAACAGAGTTGTTCTAATGGGAGTCTGACTTTTCCAATTCGGACAATATATTTTGAGAGCAATTCAGCTTTCCCTGAAATCAACTCATTCACCTATGATACAGCCTCTAA ATATGTTTTGCAATTGGATATCATTCGCTCAGATTTCAAATCTGGTTTGGAAGCTTTATTAAATGCTAAACCAATCAGAGCTATTTTCCTTGGTGTGCGAATTGGTGATCCTACAGCG GTTGGTCAAGAACAGTTCTCCCCAAGTTCACCGGGATGGCCTCCTTTCATGAGAGTGAATCCCATATTGGATTGGTCGTACAG AGATGTGTGGGCCTTCATCTTAACTTGCAAGGTCCAGTACTGCAGTCTTTATGATCAGGG CTATACTTCAATTGGAAGCATACATGACACTGTTCCAAATGCATTATTGTGCGTCAGTGATTCCTCCAATAACCAAGAGAAATTTAAACCTGCATACATGCTTTCTGATGGAAGATTGGAGAGAGCAGGGAGAGTTAAAAAAGTTTCTCCTTCAATTTGTGGGACAGCCGTTGCTAATGTCATGGACAATGTAGATTCACATAAAAGCAGCTTACTGAAAGCCTCAGCCATTGCTGTTGGCGATGAGATTCT GTTTGGCACCATTGAGGATCAACTGGGACCTTCATTGTGTAAAAAGTTGCATTCTATCGGTTGGTCTGTATCACAAATTGCTGTTCTTCAGAATGAT ATAGATTCTGTGGCTGAAGAGGTTGAACGACAAAAAGCATCCCATGATATG GTATTTGTGTATGGAGGGGTAGGCCCGCTGCACTCAGATGTTACATTAGCTGGTGTTGCAAAGGCTTTTGGGGTTCGCCTG GCTCCGGatgaagaatttgaagaatatCTGAGGCAACTTATTGGTGATCGCTGCACTGGTGACCGAAATGAG CAGCCCTACAACCTTGGTAGTCAGGAGACTTTTGGGATACAAATATCCCAG ATGGCTTTGTTGCCGGAAGGTACCACCGAACTGTTGCATCACGACAAGCTGCTCTTACCTTTG ATCAAGTGTCAAAATGTAATCATTCTCACAGCAACAAATGTTACTGAGCTGGATAAAGAGTGGAACTGTTTGATTGAACTTCTAAGATCTGGTGGCTTGTCATTGATGGAACCATACACATCAAAGAGCTTGACCACAAATCTATCAGAT TTAGAAGCTGCCCAACCTCTATCAAAACTTTGTCTTGAATTCCCGGACCTTCATATAG GGTGTTATCGTAAATCAAGACAAGGGCCACTCATAATTAGTTTTGAAGGCAAG GACCAGGCAAGAATTGAAGCAGCAATAGAGTCATTGTTCAAGAAGTTCCATCGGGGAGCATTCTCTGAAGTGGTTTAA